In Phytoactinopolyspora mesophila, the following are encoded in one genomic region:
- a CDS encoding response regulator transcription factor, producing the protein MRILVVEDERGLARALKRGLTAEGFSVELAADGMEGLHLARENPYDAIVLDIMLPSLSGYRICQALRAEGNWVPILMLSAKDGEYDQADGLDVGADDYLTKPFSYVVLVARLRALMRRGAPERPAVLTSGDLSLDPATRTVRRGTETVALTPREFGVLHYLMYKRGEVVSKLELLEHVWDPHYDGDPNIVEVYVGYLRRKIDTPFDRNSLKTVRGAGYRLIDDHVT; encoded by the coding sequence ATGCGCATTCTGGTTGTCGAAGACGAACGCGGGCTCGCTCGCGCGCTGAAGCGCGGGCTCACCGCCGAGGGGTTCTCCGTCGAACTCGCCGCGGACGGGATGGAAGGGCTCCACCTGGCCCGGGAGAACCCCTACGACGCGATCGTGCTGGACATCATGCTCCCGTCGCTCTCCGGCTACCGCATCTGCCAAGCGCTGCGCGCCGAAGGCAACTGGGTTCCCATTCTCATGCTCTCCGCCAAGGACGGCGAATACGATCAAGCCGACGGGCTGGACGTCGGGGCAGACGACTACCTGACCAAGCCGTTCTCGTATGTGGTGCTGGTAGCCCGGCTCCGGGCTCTGATGCGCCGTGGCGCCCCGGAGCGGCCCGCAGTACTGACCAGCGGCGACCTCTCTCTCGATCCCGCGACCCGCACAGTCCGCCGCGGCACGGAAACGGTGGCGCTGACGCCTCGCGAGTTCGGTGTGCTGCACTATCTGATGTACAAGCGTGGCGAGGTGGTCTCCAAGCTCGAACTGCTGGAGCACGTGTGGGATCCGCACTACGACGGCGACCCGAACATCGTCGAGGTGTACGTCGGATACCTGCGCCGCAAGATCGACACCCCGTTCGACCGGAACAGCCTCAAGACGGTTCGCGGAGCGGGATACCGCCTCATCGACGACCACGTGACATGA
- a CDS encoding sensor histidine kinase has product MTPGPTEMSGRSPWSVRLKLSLRAQLTIAATTVAALVLTVGGTLTLIMLQQTLLRELDESARSHGHDIAALVEADRLTNPLPSSGAAIAQVVDAQGRVLASTPGGDRLVPILSRDDLAVVRAGEAIDMPGTRIGQPEPFRAIGIETGPPDGPQTVLVAVSLAEQRRTANLLRLAIVGAGVVVAAAVGLLSWFVTGRTLRPVEQLRSGAAEITGTGEQRLLPVPVARDELHRLATTLNDMLKRLEAASARQRAFVADAAHELRSPIAALRTELEVGLAHPDAVDPYETAREALAEVERMERLVEDLLILARLDEPRRRTSTDVDLRDVTRDVVDQLRDPRVPIRVDATESAWVFGDPHALGRLVRNLVDNAVRHAVTGVDVDVRSLGILTELRVSNDGPPVPLADRERIFERFTRLDDARGRDAGGTGLGLAIVREIAQAHGGHVTVGDAFPGARFTVRLPVRHSGTRLS; this is encoded by the coding sequence ATGACCCCGGGACCGACCGAGATGAGCGGCCGCTCGCCCTGGTCCGTCCGGCTCAAGCTCTCCCTGCGGGCGCAACTCACCATCGCCGCGACCACCGTCGCCGCGCTGGTCCTCACCGTCGGTGGGACTCTCACGCTGATCATGCTCCAGCAGACGCTGCTGCGGGAACTGGACGAGTCCGCCCGCAGCCACGGCCATGACATCGCCGCGCTCGTCGAGGCCGATCGTCTCACCAACCCCCTACCGAGTTCGGGGGCCGCCATCGCGCAGGTCGTCGACGCCCAAGGCCGTGTGCTGGCATCGACACCAGGCGGCGACCGGCTGGTGCCGATCCTGAGCCGGGACGATCTGGCCGTGGTGCGAGCAGGTGAGGCGATCGACATGCCCGGCACCCGGATCGGGCAGCCGGAGCCGTTCCGGGCCATAGGTATCGAGACCGGCCCTCCGGACGGACCTCAGACGGTGCTCGTCGCGGTGTCGCTGGCCGAGCAGCGGCGTACGGCCAACTTGCTCAGGCTCGCGATCGTCGGGGCCGGCGTGGTCGTGGCCGCGGCTGTGGGTTTGCTGAGCTGGTTCGTCACGGGGCGGACGCTCCGGCCGGTCGAGCAGTTGCGCAGCGGTGCCGCCGAGATCACCGGAACCGGCGAACAACGTCTGCTGCCGGTGCCGGTCGCCCGGGATGAGCTGCACCGGCTGGCCACCACCCTCAACGACATGCTGAAACGCCTCGAGGCGGCCTCTGCCCGGCAGCGCGCGTTCGTCGCCGATGCCGCCCACGAGCTGCGCAGCCCGATCGCGGCGCTGCGGACCGAGCTGGAAGTCGGGCTCGCCCATCCGGACGCCGTCGACCCGTACGAAACCGCCCGTGAAGCGCTCGCCGAGGTGGAGCGGATGGAGCGGCTGGTCGAAGACCTGCTGATTCTGGCTCGCCTCGACGAGCCACGGCGCCGGACGTCCACCGACGTCGACCTGCGTGACGTGACCCGCGACGTCGTCGATCAGCTGCGCGACCCCCGGGTGCCGATACGTGTCGACGCCACGGAGTCGGCCTGGGTGTTCGGGGATCCCCACGCGCTGGGCCGCTTGGTCCGCAACCTGGTCGACAACGCGGTCCGGCATGCCGTCACCGGGGTGGACGTCGACGTCCGCAGCCTCGGCATCCTCACTGAGCTGCGGGTGAGCAACGACGGCCCGCCTGTCCCACTCGCCGACCGGGAGCGGATCTTCGAACGTTTCACCAGACTGGACGACGCCCGGGGCCGCGACGCCGGTGGCACCGGCCTGGGCTTGGCGATCGTCCGCGAGATCGCCCAGGCGCACGGCGGGCACGTGACGGTGGGCGACGCCTTTCCCGGTGCCCGATTCACCGTCCGGCTGCCGGTCCGCCACTCCGGCACACGCCTCTCGTGA